In Blastococcus saxobsidens DD2, the genomic stretch CTCGGCCGGAGTGTGGAAGCCGAGGGTCTTGCGAGGGCGGCCGTTGAGCTTGTCGGCGATGGCGTCCAGGTCGGCGGCGCTGTGCCCGGACAGGTCGGTGCCCTTGGGCAGGTACTGGCGCAGCAGGCCGTTGGTGTTCTCGTTGCTGCCGCGCTGCCAGGGGCTGTGCGGATCGCAGAAGTAGACCGGCAGGTCCGCGGCGATGGTGATCTCGGCGTGCCGGGCCAACTCGATGCCCTGGTCCCAGGTCAGCGTGCGGCGCAGCGCGACCGGCATGGTGGTGATCTTGGCGGTGATTGCGGCGGCGACGGCTTCGGCGCCGTGATCGGCTGGCAGATGCAGCAGCATGGTGAACCGGGTGGTGCGCTCGACCAGCGTGCCGACCGCCGAGCCGCTGTCCTTGCCGACCATCAGGTCGCCCTCCCAGTGTCCGGGCACCGCGCGGTCGGCGACCTCGGCGGGCCGCTCGGAGATCATCACCTTGTCCTTGATCCGCTCACGGCGGCCATCGGCTCGCCGCCGCGGCTTGCGCAGCGCCCGGCCGGTGCGCAGGCAGACGGCCAGCTCACGGCGCAGCGCACCCCGGCCTTGCACGTAGAGGGACTGGTAGATCGCCTCGTGGCTGATGCGCATGGACTCATCGTCGGGGAACGCCAGCCGCAGCCGATGACTGATCTGCTCCGGGCTCCACTGCAGGTGCTCGAGCTTGTCGGCCACCCAGTCGCGCAGCACCGGATGCTGGGTCAGCTTGGCCGGCTTGGGCCGGCGCGCCCGGGCCTCGGCGCGGGCCTGGGCGACCGATGCCTTGTAGCGGCCGGCCGGACGGCGCGTCAGACAGCCGCGAGCGAGTTCCCGGCTGATCGTCGAGGGGCTGCGCTCCAACCGCCGGGCGATCTCGCGGACGCCCAGACCGGCCGCCCGATCCAGCGCGATCTCCTCACGCTCACTGACGGACAGATAGCGGCCGTTGGGCTCGGCCAGCTGCACAGGGGGTATGCCGCCGGCCTCGACGAACCATCGCCGCCCGGTGCTGCCGGTGACCCCGACGGCTGCCGAGGCGTCCTCGGTCGAGGATCCCGCGGCGATCAGCTGCCAGAACCGCCGACGCACCTCCTGCGGCAGCGGTACATGTCCCGTTGCTCCCATCGACACCACCCCGTCTCATCGAGGTGTTGCGTCGACTCCTTGAACCCAAGCGCCCAGAAGTAGGCGCCAGCGCACTTCGTCGCGGCCAGCGGGCGTCGTGAGCCCACTGGCGCGGCAGCAGGCGACGTCGCGGGCCCGGGGACGACCGACCCGGGCGGTTTCCGGCACCCCGGACACGGGCAGTCCTCGACAATGACCATGCCCGACGAGAACAACGCAGGAGCCGACCGCGAGGCCCAGCCGCTCGGGGCGCAGAAGGCGCCGAGCGAGGACCGGAACTCCCTGGGCGCCACCGAGGGACCGGCCGACGGCATCGCCGGGCCGGCGTACCCGCCGGCCGACACCGAGCCGGACGCCCGATGACCGGGCCCGACCGGCCGCCGCCCGGTACGCCCCGCGACCCGCTCGACGTCGGCCTGGGGGACCGCGCGACCGGCCCCACCGGTCCCGTTGACAGCGAGCCTGCTGCGCCACCGCCCGCACCGCCGCAGCCGGCCCCGGAGCCGGTGCGCGAGCGGCACACCGGCCGCGCCATCGGCCGCACGCTGGCCCTGGCGCTGCTGATCTTCGTCACCGTCCTGCTGGTGCTCTTCGTGGTCTTCAACGGCCAGACGGTGCAGATCAGCCTCGTCTTCACCGACGTCCAGGCGCCGCTGGTGCTGGCGCTGCTGATCGGCGCGGCCCTGGGCGGGCTGCTGGTGTGGCTGGCCGGCCTGGTTCGCCGCGCCCGGCGCCGCAAGCGCTGACCCCTCCGGGTCAGATGCCCCGCCGGGGGCGTGTCGAGGATCCCGACGCTTGCCGTTGCTACCCGCGAGTAATAGCGTTTGTTACTCGCGAGTAGCACGATGCCGTACGCCGGCACGGAGCACGGGAGCCTGAGCGCCATGACGCACTACACCGCCAACCTTCGGGACCTCGAGTTCAACCTCTTCGAGTTCCAGGACACGAAGGACCGCTTCGGCACCGGGCCGTTCGCGCAGATGGACGTCGAGACCGCCCGCGGGATCCTCGGCGAGGTCCGCCGGCTGGCCGAGGGCCCCGTCGCGGCGTCCTTCGTCGACGCCGACCGCAACCCGCCCGTGTTCGACCCGGCGACGAACTCGGTGACGCTCCCCGAGTCGTTCAAGAAGTCGGTCAAGGCCATCGAGGACGGCGAGTGGTACCGCCTCGACCTGCCCGAGCACCTGGGCGGCTTCGGCGCACCGCACGCCCTGACCTGGGGCGCTTTCGAGATGATCCTCGGCGCCAACCCGGCGGCGTTCATGTACGGCTCGGGGGCCGCCTTCGCCGCGATCCTCGACGAGCTGGGCACGCCCGACCAGAAGCGGATGGCCGAGCTGATGCTGGAGAAGGGCTGGGGCGCCACGATGGTGCTCACCGAGCCCGACGCCGGCTCCGACGTCGGCGCCGGCACCACCAAGGCCGTGCAGCAGCCCGACGGTTCCTGGCACATCCACGGTGTGAAGCGGTTCATCACCTCCGCTGAGCACGACCTGAGCGACAACATCGTGCACCTGGTCCTGGCCCGCCCCGAGGGCGCGAAGGCCGGCACCAAGGGGCTGTCGCTGTTCGTCGTCCCCAAGTTCCACGTGGATCTCGCGACCGGCGAGCTCGGCGAGCGGAACGGCGCCTACGTCACCAACGTCGAGAAGAAGATGGGCCTCAAGGTCTCCACCACCTGCGAGCTCACCTTCGGCGACGGCCCGGTGCCCGCGCAGGGTTGGCTGGTCGGCGAGGTGCACGACGGCATCGCCCAGATGTTCAAGGTCATCGAGCACGCCCGCATGTTCGTGGGCGCAAAGGCGATCGCGACGCTGTCGGCCGGCTACCAGGTCGCGCTCGACTACGCGAAGACCCGCGTGCAGGGTGCCGACCTCACCGCGACGTCCAAGGACGCCCTGCGGGTTCCCATCACCCACCACCCGGACGTGCGCCGCTCGCTGATGCTGCAGAAGTCCTACGCCGAGGGCATGCGCGCGCTGTACCTGTACGCGGCGAGCTTCCGCGACCAGGTCACCGAGGCCGAGGCCGAGGGCGACGCCGAGCGGGCCACGCTGGCCGAGCGGCTCAACGACCTGCTGCTGCCCATCGTGAAGGGCTTCGGCTCCGAGCGGGCCACCCAGCTGCTCACCGCCGAGTCCCTGCAGACCCTGGGCGGGTCGGGTTATCTGCAGGACTACCCGATCGAGCAGTACATCCGGGACTCCAAGATCGACACCCTCTACGAGGGCACCACCGCGATCCAAGGCCAGGACTTCTTCTTCCGGAAGATCGTCAAGGACGGCGGCGTCGCGCTGACCTGGCTGGCCTCGCAGGTCCAGGCCACGGTCGACGCCGAGGCCGGCAACGGCCGGCTCAAGGAGGAGCGCGGCCTGCTCGCGACCGCGCTGGCCGACGTCCAGGGCATGCTGACCACCATGTTCGGCCACCTCACCGAGGCCCAGCAGGACATGACGGCGCTGTACAAGGTCGCCCAGAACACCAGCCGGCTGCTGCTCGCCACCGGCGACCTGGTCACCGCGTGGCTGCTGGTCCGCCAGTCGGAGGTGGCCTTGGGCGCCCTGGCCGGCCCGGTCTCCGAGAAGGACCGGCACTTCTACGAGGGCAAGCTCGCCGCCACCCGCTTCTTCACCACCCAGGTGCTGCCGCGGCTGGCCTCGGAGCGGGCCATCGTCGAGAACACCGACAACGCCCTCATGGAGATCGACGAAGCGGCCTTCTGACAGCCGGGCGGCAGGCCGCTCCCCGTCGTCGGCGGAAGCGGCCTGCTGCCGCGCCCGCCGACGTCATCAGAACGTCGTATTCGCTCGTGGGGGCAAGGGGTAGATCGGGAGTCCTCCCATCCGGTGACCGATGCCTGTCGCCGGCCATCCCGATCCAGGAGTCCCCATGCTGCTGCGCCGCAGCCTGTTCGCCGTCGGCCTGACCACTGCCTGCCTGGCCCCGCTCGGAATGGCGGCGGCCGGCACCGACCCCGCACCAGAGGCGGGGCCGGGTCCGGTCGAGAGCACGTTCGCCGGCGAGGAGGGATTCGTCGAGGTGGAAGGCGCGCGCATCTTCTACCAGGCCCAGGCCCAGGCCCAGGGCGAGGGCCAGCCGATCCTCCTGATCCACGGCTATCCGCTGACCGGTGACCTCTTCGCCGAGAACCGCGAGGCGCTCGTCCAGGCGGGCTACCGGGTGATCACCGTGGATCTGCGCGGCTACGGCCGCAGCGAGGCGTTGGGCGAGCAGCCCGAGGGGTCCATCGAGAGCTACGCCGGTGACGTGCTCGCCGTCATGGACGAGCTCGGGGTGGAGTCGGCGGTCATCGGTGGCATGTCGATGGGCGGCCCGATCGTCTTCTCGATGTACCAGCAGGCGCCGGACCGCTTCGACGGGATCCTCCTCATCGACACAGTTGCAGCCCCCGCTCCCCCGCCCGAGGTGGGCACCTGGCGCGGTCTGATCGAGGTCGTCAACCAGCAGGGCACGGAAGCGGTACCGCCGCTGATCATCGACGAGATGCTCACCGGCGAGGCACGGCTGGAGAAGCCCGAGCTCGTCGACTACGTGACCGGGCTCATGGACGAGGCCTCCAAGCAGGCGTACATCGCCGGGGCGGAGGCGCTGGCCACGCGGCCTGACTTCCGGCCACTTCTGCCGGAGATCGACGTGCCGACCCTGGTCCTGGTGGGCCTGCAGGACACGATCTACCCGGTGAGCATCTCCCAGCAGATGGCCGAGGCCATCCCCGGAGCCGACCTGGAGATCATCGACGACGGATCCCACGCGGTGATCCTCGAGGAGGCGAGGGAGGCCAACGAGGAGATCCTGGACTGGGCCGAGGACCAGCCCTTCGCCCCGGAGCAGGCGGCGGCCAAGTGATCGACGAAGCGGCCTTCTGAGCTTGTCGTTTAACCCCTGAGTTGTTGGTCGTGGGGGTCTCGCGGGGTCTTTCCGACGTCGTGGCGGGTGGCTCGGTGTCGGTTCGGCACGCCCGGAGGGCGGCCCGGGCCCGGCCGGGAGGGTTTCGGTGCGCTGGCCGGCTGACCGGTCTTCGCCCGCAGGTGGCGAAACCCGCGCCGGACCCGGGCGGGGGTCAGTCGCTCGGCGGGCAGGGGTTTCTCCCAGGGCCGGCGCAGGTCGACGGCGAGGTGGCGGGCCAGGCGGAGCTGGGTGTGCGCGGCGATCACCAGCCAGGTCCAGCGGTCACCGGCCTGCGGGGAACGGATCTTCGGGGCGGTCCAGCCGAGGGTCTGCTTCCAGAGGCGGAAGGTGTGCTCCAGGTCGAAGCGGCGCAGGTAGGCCTGCCAGCAGCGGGTGACTTCCTCGGCGTCGGCGCCGGTAGTCGCGGACCACAGCCACACCGGCTTGGCCTCACGCTGGCCGGGCAGGTGCTCGACCTGCAGACGAATCACGGTGCCCTCGACGATCGGCAGCCGGCCGGGGTGGTCGGCCCAGGGACCGCGGGAGGCCAGCCGTGGGTGCATCCGGTCGAAGGAGGTGGCCGCGGCCTGCCCGTAGCGGGTGGTGGCTGTCTGGGTCTGCGTGGCCGGGGTCGGCCAGCTGCCCGGATCGGCCAGCGCCATGACCGCGCCGTGCCGGCGGGGCCGCCCGGCGCGAGGGTCGACGCCCGGCGACGGGGCGGGGCCGAGCATGACCCGGTCGGCGCGGATCCGCCCGACCAGGTGCACCGGCAGGTCGGCCAGCACGAACGCCAGCCGGGTCACGTCATAGCCGGAGTCCAGCATCACCATGATCGCCGGGTCGCCGGCACGCCAGTGCCCGGCCGCCTGCAACCGGTTCACGACCGCGCGCAGCTGATCGGCGGTGACCGCGGTCGCGTCATCGGCCGGTCCCAGCCGCACCGCATCCAGCACCGCGGTCCAGCTGGTCGGCCCGCTCTCCAGCGCGGCGACGACCTGATACGGCCAGCCCGGGATCCGCTGATCGGCGTTGCGTCCGCGCCCGTAGACGTGGCAGAACAGCCGATCCGGGCAGGTCTCGGCGTCCGGGCGTAGCCACGGCGAGACGTCGATAGCCAACACGATCCGTCCGCCGAACATCCGCGGTACCGGCAGCTCCGCCAACGTCTCCCGCAGCCGGTCGGCATCGACCTGCCCGCAGTTGACCCCGTCGTACAGGGCACCGTGACCACGGCGATGCTCCGGGGCCAGACAGAGCCCGACCAATGTCTTGACCGGACCCTCGGTGCACAACAACGCGTCGGTCAACTCGAACAGCACATCTCGGCGCCGACCCAGGCACTGGTACACCTCTCCGCGGAACACCCGCAGCCTGTCCATCGCCGCCGTGCTCTGGCCAACCGCGTCGACCGGGTCCAGACTGTCCATGACGGCCACCGCCGATTCCTTGAAGCGTCGCAACTTCAAAGGATCACGCGGTGGCCGCCCTCATGCCAGCCGGAAACACATCCGTGTAACTCATCAGGCCCGGGCGGGGTTAAACGACAAGCTGAGCAGACGACGGAGAACCGGCGGCCGTCTCCCGCACGGGAGGCGACCGCCGGCCGTTTCGGCGCCGGGGAGCCGGGCATGGGCCAGGGACGTCGATCCCCCAGGAGGACCCGTGAGCGACCCACAGGGCAGCGACCGCATCCAGCAGGACGTCCCGACCGCGTCGGGCACCGGCGCCAACAGCGACCTGGCCTCGTCCTTCGACGACGTGCCCCTCACCGCCGACGAGGCCATCGAGCGGGACGCCGCCCAGGGCGACGACCTGCCCGCGCGAGCCGACGGCGACATCGCCCGGGCGCGGCGGGCCGGTGCCTCCGGCGAGGTCGGGGCGCCCACCAACCGAGCAGGAGATGACGGCCGATGAGCGAGTCCGAGCCGACCGGCTACCGGGAGTCCCCCGACACCGCCGACGACGGCTCCACCGAGAGCCGCCGCGACGACGAGGTCACTCTCACCACCGACGACGACGCCCAGCAGGACGACGCGGTGGCGCGCCCCGGGAACCAGTCCGACTGACCCCCGACCGTGCGGCCGGTGTGGCGGTGCACCACAGACCTTGCGGCAGCTGTGTGCCCAGCCGCCGTGGGGGGCGTCACGTCCACGGCCTAGCGTTCCCACCATGACGGTCACAGGGCCCATGGTCGGTCGCCGGGCACTCATCACCGGAGGGGCGTCGGGCATCGGGCGGGCCTGCGCGCGCCGGCTCGCCGCCGACGGGGCCGACGTGGTCGTCGTCGACCGGGACGCGGCGGCTGCCGAGGCCGTGGCCGCGGAGTTGGGGGGCACCGCGGTGGCCGTGGACCTCTCCGACCTGGCGGCCGTCGATGCGCTCGATCTCGACGTGGACGTCCTGGTGAACAACGCCGGCCTGCAGCACGTGGCCCCGGTGCACGAGTTCCCCGTGGACCGGTTCGCCTACATCCTGCGGCTGATGGTCGAGGTCCCGTTCCGGCTGGCGCGTGGCGCGCTGCCGCACATGTACGACGAGGGCTGGGGGCGGGTGGTGAACATCAGCTCCATCCACGGCCTGCGCGCCTCGGCGTACAAGTCCGCGTACGTGACGGCCAAGCACGGCCTGGAGGGGCTGTCGAAGGTGATCGCGCTCGAGGGCGCCGACAAGGGGGTCACCTCCAACTGCGTGAACCCCGCATACGTGCGCACACCCTTGGTGGAGGGGCAGATCGCCGACCAGGCGAAGGCGCACGGGATGTCGGCGGACGAGGTCGTCGAACGGGTGATGCTCGCCCCCGCCGCCGTGAAGCGGCTGATCGAGCCCGAGGAGGTCGCCGACGCCGTGGCCTGGCTCTGCTCACCCGCGGCCGCCTCGGTCACCGGCACCTCCCTGGTGATGGACGGCGGCTGGGGCGCGCATTGAGCGCGCGACCGGCCAGAATGCCGGGTGTGCCCCGGTCACCGGTCCCGCCCGCCATCGGCCATAGCTCGCGGCCGGCCACGACGCACGCCGCCGAGTACTTCGAACTGCTCCTCGACGACGCAGCGGCGATCGAGTACGAGCGGCCCCTCGTCCGCGCGCGTGCGGCCGGGGCCGGCGCCGACGAGCTGGCCGAGCTGGAGCGGATCAAGCTGCTGGCCCTGACGGTGCGGGCGGCCTTCGCGGCCCGCCGCCGCCGGGAATCGGAGCTGTCGGCGCTCTTCGACACCGCCAGTGACCTCGCGGCCCTGCGCGGGGTGGACTCGGTCCTCGGCGCGATCGTCCGGCGCGCCCGGCAGCTGCTGGGCAGCGACGTGGCATACCTGACCCTGAACGACCCCGCCCGGAGCGACACCAGCATGCGGGTCACCGCCGGCTCGGTCTCCGCCCGCTTCCAGGCGCTCCGGCTGCCGATGGGGGCCGGGCTCGGCGGGCTGGTCGCCCAGACGGCGGCCCCGTACGCGACGTCCAGCTACTTCACCGACTCCCGCTTCCGGCACACCGACGAGATCAACAAGGGCGTCCGCGACGAGGGCCTGGTCGCCATCCTCGGGGTGCCGCTGATCCGGGGCTCCCAGGTCATCGGCGTGCTCTTCGCCGCCGACCGGACCGAGCGCAGCTTCGACCGGTCGGAGGTGTCCCTGCTGGGATCGCTGGCCGCCCACGCGGCGATCGCGCTGGACAACGCCCGGCTGCTGGACGAGACCCGGGCGGCGCTGGACGAGCTGTCGGCGGCCAGCCGTGAGCTGCGCGCGCACACCGCGTCGGTCGAGCGGGCCGCCGGCGCGCACGACAGGTTCATCGACGTGGTGCTCCGCGGCGGTGGTGTGGAGGACGTGGCGGCGGCCGTGACCGAGGCGCTGGGCGGCAGCATCACGGTGCTGGACGAGGACGGCCGCAGCGGCACGACGGGCACCGACACCGCCGCACCCGGGCTGCCGCCAGACCCGGCCGCGGCCCTGGCGCTGGCCCGCTCGACCGGCCGCACCGTGCGGGACGGCAGCTGGTGGACCGCCGCGGTGACGGTCGACAGCGAACTGCTCGGCGGGCTGGTGCTGCACCGCGAGGAGGAGCTGTCCGACTGGGAGCAGCGCGTCCTCGAACGGGCCGCCCTGGTCACGGCGCTGCTGCTGCTGACCCGCCGGACGGCCGGCGAGGCGGAGAACCGGGTGCGCGGCGAGCTGCTGGAGGAGCTGCTGAGCACGGCGCTCCGGGACTCCGACGGGCTGCGCGAGCGGGCCCGCCGGCTGGGCACGGACCTGGACCGGGCGCACGCCGTCGTGGTCGCGCGGGTGGAGGCCCGCTGCCGGCCGCGGGCATTGGCCGCGGCGACCCACCTGGCGGCCACCAGGAGCGGGCTGGCCGGTGTCTACGACGGCTGCGTGGTGCTCTGCCTCCCGGACCTGGCGCCGGGAGCGGCGGCGGCGATGGTGCGCCGTGAGCTGGCGGCCGCGGGTTCCGGAGTCGTCACCGTCGGCGGCGCCGGCCCGGCACGTGGCCCGGGTGACGTGGCGACGGCGCACGCCGAGGCGGCGCGCTGCGCGGCGACCCTGGTGGCACTCGGCCGCACCGGTGGCTCGGCCAGCGCCGACGAGCTGGGGTTCTTCGGCCTGCTGGTCGGGGAAGGACGGGACGTCGACGGTTTCGTGCAGGCGACGCTGGCCCCGGTGCTCGAGTACGACGCCAAGCGGCGCACCGATCTGGTGGCCACCCTGGAGGCGTTCTTCGACGCCGGCAACTCCCCGGCGCGGGCGGCCGACGCCCTGGGGGTGCACGTCAACACCGTGACCCAGCGCCTGGACCGGGTGGGCCGGCTGCTGGGCAAGGAGTGGTCCTCGCCGGGGCGCGCCCTGGAGGTCCAGCTGGCGCTGCAGCTGCACCGGCTCACCCGCGCGGTCGGGGACTGAGTAGCGGCTGACCTCCACCGGAGCCGGGCAGGACCCCACCTACGCTGGGGCGGTGTCTGCCGCACCGACCCGCCCGCCGCGGACCCTGGCGGCGGAGGAGTGGCTCGCCCGCTCCGCCGCCCACGAGGCGCGCATCGACCGGTGGACGGCGCCGCACCGGGAACGCCGTCGCCAGGGCCGGACGCACCCGGTCCTGGACTTCCTCTTCACCTACTACTCAGAGACCCCCGGCAGGCTGCGCCGCTGGCACCCCGGTCCGGACGTCGCGCTCTCCGGGTCCGCTCCACACGCCGGCTGGCGCTGGTACGCGACCGACGGTGCCGCCGTGCGCCTCGACGTCGAGGCGTTCGTGGCCGACCGCGGCGACACTGTGCGCTTCGTCCGCCGGCTGATCGCGGCCACCGCCGCGCGCCCGGCGTTCAGCGGCTGCTTCGGCCTGCACGAGTGGGCGATGGTGTACCGGGACCGGTCCCCCCGGCACGAGATCCCGCTGCGCCTGGGCCCGGAAGGCACGGATGCGGTGGTCGAGGCGCACCCGATCCGGTGCACCCATGTCGACGCGTTCCGCTTCTTCACCCCGCCGGCGGTGGAGCGCACCCTGGTCCGGCCGAGCCGCGAGAGCCAGCCGGAGCTGGAGCAGCCGGGGTGCCTGCATGCCGGGATGGACCTCTACAAGTGGGCCTACAAGCTGAGCCCGGCGACGCCGGCGGACCTCGTCGCGGACTGCTTCGAGCTGGCCGTGGAGATCCGCGAGCTGGACATGCGGGCCTCGCCCTACGACCTGCGCGCCCACGGCTACCAGACCGTGCCGATCGAGACACCGGCCGGGAAGGCCGAGTACGTGGCCGCCCAGCGGGGGTTCGCCGAGCGTGGCGCGGTGCTGCGGGCGCGACTGATCGACCTGTGCGACCGGTTGCTCTGCTGAGCCGGAGGTGCGGCGGAGCGGTCGGGTCCGACGCCGTACCGTCGGGGCCGTGACCCCTCCGCACACCGACCGCTGGATCCGGCTCGACGGCACCACGAACACCCGGGACCTCGGTGGGCTGCCCACCACCGACGGCGGGCGCACGGTGCCCGGGCGGATCCTGCGCAGCGACAACCTGCAGACGCTCAGCGACGCCGACGTCGCGCGGCTGGTCGAGCAGATCGGGCTGCGCCAGGTCGTCGACCTGCGCACCACCGCGGAGATCCTGCTGGAAGGACGGGGACCGCTACGGAGCCACCCCGACGTCACCCACCGGCACTTCACCCTGCTGCCCGAGCGCGGTCACCACACCGACGTGTTCGCGGTGGAGGAGGACGAGCCGGGGATCGAGCTCCCGGCCGCCGGGTGGGCCGAGTCGCTGCTACCCCGTCAGGTCGCGGCGCACGACGAGGAGGAGCCACCGGCCGTGCGTTCCTACCTCGGCTACCTCGGCCAGCGGGGGGACAACGTCGTCGCGGCGCTGCGGGCGATCGCCGAGGCCGGGGACAGCGCCTCGCTGGTGCACTGCGCGGCGGGCAAGGACCGCACCGGCGTGGTGTGCGCCCTGGCCCTCGGCGTCGCCGGGGTGCCGCACGAGGAGATCGTCGCCGACTACGCACTGACCGCCCAGATCATCGACGCCCTCGTCGCCAAGCTCGCCGCGTCCCCGACCTACGCCCAGGACATGGAGACCCGTGACGTCGGCAGCCACACCCCACGGGCGGAGACGATGGACCGGGTGCTGACGCTGCTCGACGAGCGCTTCGGCGGCCCGTCGGGCTGGCTCGAGGCGCACGGCTTCGGTGCGGCCGAGCAGGCGGCGCTACGCGCGCGGCTGCGGGACTGATCCCGCACGGGCGGTCCGGGCCGTCGCGCGGCGCTGCTTCTCCCGGTACATCGCCGCGTCGGCCTGGCGGATCAGCTGGTCTGCGCTGCGGCTGAGCCCGGCGTCCAGGACCGCGATCCCCACGCTCGTCCCCATCCGCACCGGACGGCCGTCGAGCCGGAACGGCTCGGCGAAGCAGCCGGCGACGCGGTCGGCGAGCCGGCGCGCGTCGTCGGCGCCGGTCAGCGCCGGCAGCACGACGGCGAACTCGTCGCCGCTGAGCCGCCCGACGGTGTCCCCCGGGCGGACGACGGCCCGCAACCGGGCGGCGACCTGACGCAGCAGCTCGTCCCCCGCCGCGTGGCCGAGGGAGTCGTTGACCTCCTTGAACCGGTCGAGGTCGCAGAACAGCACGCCGGGTGACTCGGCCCGGCCGGTGTCGGAGATGGCCGTCTCCAGCCGCGCCAGGAAGAGCACCCGGTTGGGCAGGCCGGTCAGGGCGTCGTGCGTGGCCTGGTGGCGCACGGTCTCCAGGAGGTGTGCCTTCTCCAGCGCGGTGGAGGCCTGGTCGCCCACGCCGCGCAGCCGCGCGAGGACGTCGCCGCCCAGCTCGACGGGCGCCTGCCCCGCCTCCCAGCTGGCCGTGACCACCCCGAGGAACGTGCTGCCGGCGAGCAGGGGTACGGCGACCACGTCGGAGACCCCGATGGTCGTGAGCAGCTCTCGCAGGGCGGGGCTGCTCACGGCGGCGCGGACGATCCGCGGCTCCCGGTCGGTGAGCATCCCGACCAGCTCAGGGGTGTCCTCCGGTCGCAGCGGGGCGCCGAGGAACCACTCCTCCGCCTCGCCCAGACCCACCGACGCCCGCGCCTGGAGCTGGCCCCGCGTCGGGTCCCACAGCATGACCGAGGCGCTGCTGCAACCGATCACCAGCGGCAGCGCCTCCGCGACGACCGAGCAGACGGCGGTGGCGTCGGAGGCCCCGGCCAGCTCGTGTGCCAGCTCGAGCAGCGCACCGGCCCGGTCCGCCTCCAGCCGGGCGTCCTCCAGCGCGATGAGCAGGTCGACGGCGGCCGCGGCGTGGCCGGCGTAGGCGGCCAGCATGGTCTGCTCGTCGGTCCCGGAGCCGTCACCCGACGGGTAGATCGCGGCCAGCCGGCCGTGTCGCCGGCGCGCCGAGGCGATGTCGACCACGACGGCGGTGGGCCCGAGGTCCTCGCCGGCCAGGAGCCGGGTGGCCAGCCCGTCGACCAGGTGCCCGGGGATG encodes the following:
- a CDS encoding IS30 family transposase; translation: MGATGHVPLPQEVRRRFWQLIAAGSSTEDASAAVGVTGSTGRRWFVEAGGIPPVQLAEPNGRYLSVSEREEIALDRAAGLGVREIARRLERSPSTISRELARGCLTRRPAGRYKASVAQARAEARARRPKPAKLTQHPVLRDWVADKLEHLQWSPEQISHRLRLAFPDDESMRISHEAIYQSLYVQGRGALRRELAVCLRTGRALRKPRRRADGRRERIKDKVMISERPAEVADRAVPGHWEGDLMVGKDSGSAVGTLVERTTRFTMLLHLPADHGAEAVAAAITAKITTMPVALRRTLTWDQGIELARHAEITIAADLPVYFCDPHSPWQRGSNENTNGLLRQYLPKGTDLSGHSAADLDAIADKLNGRPRKTLGFHTPAEELARLLSDDQLAGVASTS
- a CDS encoding 3-hydroxybutyrate dehydrogenase — its product is MTVTGPMVGRRALITGGASGIGRACARRLAADGADVVVVDRDAAAAEAVAAELGGTAVAVDLSDLAAVDALDLDVDVLVNNAGLQHVAPVHEFPVDRFAYILRLMVEVPFRLARGALPHMYDEGWGRVVNISSIHGLRASAYKSAYVTAKHGLEGLSKVIALEGADKGVTSNCVNPAYVRTPLVEGQIADQAKAHGMSADEVVERVMLAPAAVKRLIEPEEVADAVAWLCSPAAASVTGTSLVMDGGWGAH
- a CDS encoding NF041680 family putative transposase, which gives rise to MAVMDSLDPVDAVGQSTAAMDRLRVFRGEVYQCLGRRRDVLFELTDALLCTEGPVKTLVGLCLAPEHRRGHGALYDGVNCGQVDADRLRETLAELPVPRMFGGRIVLAIDVSPWLRPDAETCPDRLFCHVYGRGRNADQRIPGWPYQVVAALESGPTSWTAVLDAVRLGPADDATAVTADQLRAVVNRLQAAGHWRAGDPAIMVMLDSGYDVTRLAFVLADLPVHLVGRIRADRVMLGPAPSPGVDPRAGRPRRHGAVMALADPGSWPTPATQTQTATTRYGQAAATSFDRMHPRLASRGPWADHPGRLPIVEGTVIRLQVEHLPGQREAKPVWLWSATTGADAEEVTRCWQAYLRRFDLEHTFRLWKQTLGWTAPKIRSPQAGDRWTWLVIAAHTQLRLARHLAVDLRRPWEKPLPAERLTPARVRRGFRHLRAKTGQPASAPKPSRPGPGRPPGVPNRHRATRHDVGKTPRDPHDQQLRG
- a CDS encoding alpha/beta fold hydrolase, yielding MLLRRSLFAVGLTTACLAPLGMAAAGTDPAPEAGPGPVESTFAGEEGFVEVEGARIFYQAQAQAQGEGQPILLIHGYPLTGDLFAENREALVQAGYRVITVDLRGYGRSEALGEQPEGSIESYAGDVLAVMDELGVESAVIGGMSMGGPIVFSMYQQAPDRFDGILLIDTVAAPAPPPEVGTWRGLIEVVNQQGTEAVPPLIIDEMLTGEARLEKPELVDYVTGLMDEASKQAYIAGAEALATRPDFRPLLPEIDVPTLVLVGLQDTIYPVSISQQMAEAIPGADLEIIDDGSHAVILEEAREANEEILDWAEDQPFAPEQAAAK
- a CDS encoding acyl-CoA dehydrogenase, with amino-acid sequence MTHYTANLRDLEFNLFEFQDTKDRFGTGPFAQMDVETARGILGEVRRLAEGPVAASFVDADRNPPVFDPATNSVTLPESFKKSVKAIEDGEWYRLDLPEHLGGFGAPHALTWGAFEMILGANPAAFMYGSGAAFAAILDELGTPDQKRMAELMLEKGWGATMVLTEPDAGSDVGAGTTKAVQQPDGSWHIHGVKRFITSAEHDLSDNIVHLVLARPEGAKAGTKGLSLFVVPKFHVDLATGELGERNGAYVTNVEKKMGLKVSTTCELTFGDGPVPAQGWLVGEVHDGIAQMFKVIEHARMFVGAKAIATLSAGYQVALDYAKTRVQGADLTATSKDALRVPITHHPDVRRSLMLQKSYAEGMRALYLYAASFRDQVTEAEAEGDAERATLAERLNDLLLPIVKGFGSERATQLLTAESLQTLGGSGYLQDYPIEQYIRDSKIDTLYEGTTAIQGQDFFFRKIVKDGGVALTWLASQVQATVDAEAGNGRLKEERGLLATALADVQGMLTTMFGHLTEAQQDMTALYKVAQNTSRLLLATGDLVTAWLLVRQSEVALGALAGPVSEKDRHFYEGKLAATRFFTTQVLPRLASERAIVENTDNALMEIDEAAF
- a CDS encoding lipopolysaccharide assembly protein LapA domain-containing protein translates to MTGPDRPPPGTPRDPLDVGLGDRATGPTGPVDSEPAAPPPAPPQPAPEPVRERHTGRAIGRTLALALLIFVTVLLVLFVVFNGQTVQISLVFTDVQAPLVLALLIGAALGGLLVWLAGLVRRARRRKR